In Canis aureus isolate CA01 chromosome 6, VMU_Caureus_v.1.0, whole genome shotgun sequence, one genomic interval encodes:
- the GPR52 gene encoding G-protein coupled receptor 52: MNESRWTEWSILNVSSGIENVSERHSCPLGFGYYGAMDVCIFETVVIVLLTFLIIAGNLTVIFVFHCAPLLHHYTTSYFIQTMAYADLFVGVSCLVPTLSLLHYSTGIHESLTCQVFGYIISVLKSVSMACLACISVDRYLAITKPLSYNQLVTPCRLRICIILIWIYSCLIFLPSFFGWGKPGYHGDIFEWCAMSWLTSAYFTGFIVCLLYAPAAFVVCFTYFHIFKICRQHTKEINDRRARFPSHEVDASGETGHSPDRRYAMVLFRITSVFYMLWLPYIIYFLLESSRVLDNPTLSFLTTWLAISNSFCNCVIYSLSNSVFRLGLRRLSETMCTSCMCVKDQEARDPKPRKRANSCSI, encoded by the coding sequence ATGAATGAATCCAGGTGGACTGAATGGAGCATCCTGAACGTGAGCAGTGGCATTGAGAATGTGTCTGAACGTCACTCCTGCCCACTTGGATTTGGCTACTACGGTGCAATGGATGTGTGCATCTTTGAGACCGTTGTTATTGTCTTGTTGACATTTCTAATCATTGCTGGGAATTTAACAGTCATCTTTGTCTTTCACTGTGCTCCACTCTTGCACCATTATACTACCAGCTATTTTATTCAGACAATGGCATATGCTGATCTTTTCGTTGGAGTTAGCTGCTTGGTTCCTACTCTCTCACTTCTTCACTACTCCACAGGTATCCATGAGTCATTGACTTGCCAGGTTTTTGGATATATCATCTCAGTTCTAAAAAGTGTTTCTATGGCATGTCTTGCTTGTATAAGTGTGGATCGCTATCTTGCAATAACCAAGCCTCTTTCCTACAATCAACTGGTCACCCCTTGtcgcctgagaatttgcattattttaatcTGGATCTACTCTTGCCTCATTTTCTTGCCGTCCTTTTTCGGCTGGGGGAAACCAGGGTACCATGGTGACATTTTTGAATGGTGTGCCATGTCTTGGCTCACCAGTGCCTATTTTActggttttattgtttgtttactttATGCTCCTGCTGCCTTTGTTGTCTGCTTCACTTACTTCCACATTTTCAAAATTTGCCGGCAGCACACCAAAGAGATAAATGACCGGAGGGCCCGATTTCCTAGCCACGAGGTGGATGCCTCTGGAGAGACTGGACACAGCCCTGACCGTCGCTACGCCATGGTTTTGTTTCGGATAACCAGTGTGTTTTACATGCTGTGGCTCCCTTATATAATTTACTTTCTTCTGGAAAGCTCCCGGGTCTTGGACAATCCAACACTGTCTTTCCTAACAACCTGGCTTGCTATAAGTAATAGTTTTTGTAACTGTGTAATCTATAGCCTTTCCAACAGCGTTTTTCGGCTAGGCCTCCGAAGACTATCTGAGACAATGTGTACATCTTGTATGTGTGTGAAGGATCAGGAAGCACGAGACCCCAAACCTAGGAAACGGGCTAATTCCTGCTCCATTTGA